The proteins below are encoded in one region of Paenibacillus sp. YYML68:
- a CDS encoding response regulator, with the protein MRVMLVDDEPLALRYLSEELRRFEGIEITGTYRNPRLALESLTRDKPDAVFLDIEMPELSGIELAELITQTDAQVHLVFVTVYDEFAVKAFELNALDYLLKPIQAERLSKTLKRLFDSVNDPSQPQTDRALARIYCFRSLQFERSGQERVSLRWKTLKAQELFCLLLKHRGKPVRKEMLVEQIWPDMEWKKGITQLYTAIYQIRRLLQTERFEIEIASYDGGYRMDVQHVRIDTEEWELQLKSAPPLNEHTLAQHLQLLEQYEGDYLAEYEYGWAQTERRRLREMWLSHAKLIAQYYVSSERLSDAAAHYLRLQSVGPTEESFYHELMLIYDRMGDRRSVEKQYELLGSMLHKELDAEPDEAVQQWFEQWRHSDHPLS; encoded by the coding sequence ATGAGAGTGATGCTGGTGGATGACGAGCCTCTCGCCTTGCGTTATTTGAGCGAGGAGCTCAGAAGGTTCGAAGGGATCGAGATTACCGGGACGTATCGGAACCCAAGACTTGCCCTTGAGAGCTTGACTCGTGATAAGCCTGATGCCGTGTTCCTGGATATCGAGATGCCGGAGCTGAGCGGCATCGAATTAGCCGAATTGATTACGCAGACGGATGCACAGGTTCATCTTGTATTTGTTACGGTGTATGATGAGTTCGCGGTGAAGGCGTTCGAGCTGAACGCACTCGATTATTTGCTGAAGCCGATTCAGGCCGAGCGTCTGTCGAAGACGTTGAAGCGTCTATTCGATAGCGTGAACGACCCTTCGCAGCCGCAGACAGATCGTGCGCTTGCGCGTATTTATTGCTTCCGCTCTCTGCAGTTTGAGCGTTCGGGTCAGGAGCGCGTGTCACTGCGCTGGAAGACGTTGAAGGCGCAGGAGCTATTCTGCTTGCTGCTGAAGCATCGGGGGAAGCCCGTCCGTAAGGAGATGCTCGTGGAGCAGATCTGGCCGGATATGGAGTGGAAGAAGGGAATTACCCAGCTGTACACGGCCATCTATCAAATTCGCAGACTGCTTCAGACGGAGCGGTTCGAGATCGAGATCGCTAGCTACGATGGCGGCTACCGGATGGATGTGCAGCACGTTCGGATCGATACGGAGGAATGGGAGCTGCAGCTGAAGTCGGCTCCACCTCTGAACGAGCATACGCTGGCGCAGCATCTACAGCTGCTGGAGCAATACGAGGGCGATTACTTGGCGGAGTACGAGTACGGGTGGGCGCAGACCGAGAGGCGACGGCTTAGGGAGATGTGGCTGTCGCACGCGAAGCTTATCGCCCAGTATTATGTGTCGAGCGAGCGGCTATCAGATGCAGCTGCTCATTATTTGCGGCTTCAGAGCGTAGGTCCGACAGAGGAGAGCTTCTATCATGAGCTCATGCTTATCTATGATCGGATGGGCGATCGGCGCTCGGTTGAGAAGCAATACGAGCTGCTCGGCTCCATGCTGCACAAGGAGCTGGATGCAGAGCCTGATGAAGCCGTGCAGCAATGGTTCGAGCAATGGAGACACTCCGATCATCCCCTTTCCTAA